In Gopherus flavomarginatus isolate rGopFla2 chromosome 1, rGopFla2.mat.asm, whole genome shotgun sequence, a single genomic region encodes these proteins:
- the LOC127049557 gene encoding zinc finger and SCAN domain-containing protein 29-like, translated as MPPRTKRAPAWTNAELQDLISVWGEEAVQAQLRSRRRNYDTYGQISQSLMRRGHERDALQCRVKIKELRSAYCKAHEGNRRSGAAPTTCRFYQELDAILGCDPTANPRSTMESSEQGEVGEIVEDGDSEATGVEGDTPESQYTCSQELFSSQEEASQSQQLEVDGEEEAEDRARVTLTTAAGSPASRRLQNLRRNPRKSKEELIKSVMSHYNRESRKTQEWREKMYEWRKSVHEWRQTESRRKELSAKKTTKQMISLLARQTESFESLVAMQTNMYRCNPQPSQSPLPCSPVFPQNNFLQQPVPYYPQLPPTPVRSPTSPDNYNSYPVHSTPIILQHSNPEVQQTLNSDQNRTYSNL; from the exons atgcctccacgcaccaaacgagccccagcatggaccaatgcagagctgcaggacctcataagtgtttggggagaggaggctgtgcaagcacagctgcgctccagaaggagaaattatgatacctatgggcagatatcgcagtccttgatgagaaggggccatgaacgggacgcgttgcagtgcagggtcaaaattaaagagctgaggagtgcttactgcaaagctcatgagggaaatcgccgctcaggagctgcccccacgacctgccgtttttaccaggagctggatgccatacttgggtgtgaccccactgccaatcctaggagcacgatggagagttcagagcagggagaagtgggggagattgtagaggacggcgacagtgaggctactggcgtggagggagacactccggagtcccagtacacatgcagccaggagctcttctcaagccaggaggaggctagccagtcgcagcagctggaagttgatggtgaggaagaagctgaggatcgtgctcggg tgaccttgactactgcagccggatcaccggcctcacgtaggttgcagaacttgagacggaatcctagaaaatcaaaagaagaattgatcaaatctgttatgagccactacaacagagaaagtaggaagacacaggaatggagagagaagatgtatgaatggagaaagagtgtacatgaatggaggcaaacagaaagcaggagaaaggaattgtctgccaaaaaaaccacaaagcagatgataagcctcctggctcgccaaactgagtctttcgagtctcttgttgccatgcagacaaatatgtaccgttgtaacccacagccctcccaaagccctcttccttgttccccagtatttccacaaaacaactttctccagcagccagttccttattatccccagctgcccccaacacctgtacgatcacctaccagccctgataactataattcttaccctgttcactccacccccattattctgcagcatagtaatcctgaagtgcagcagacattgaatagtgatcaaaataggacatattcaaacctgtga